A single Defluviitalea saccharophila DNA region contains:
- a CDS encoding YifB family Mg chelatase-like AAA ATPase → MISKIKSCALYGINGYLVDVEVDLSEGLPGFDLVGLPDSSIREAKERVRAAIKNSEFLFPIKRITVNLAPADIRKEGSAFDLPIAVGILSCNEPIPKEVLNKTMLVGELSLDGSVKPVNGILPMVYSASKNGITQCIVPYENAEEGAIIENMEIIGVHTLKEAIMHLRNEIPLSKTTIDINAVMANCVNTNLDFSDVKGQSHVKRALEISAAGSHNVLMIGPPGSGKTMMARRLPTILPDLSFEESIEITKIYSVTGLLPNKKALINSRPFRAPHHTVSNTALIGGGRIPRPGEVSLSHYGVLFLDELTEFNRNVLEVLRQPLEDREVTISRVNATLTYPASFMLICSMNPCPCGYLGDEEKCHCQPEQVKKYLSKVSGPLLDRIDLQVEASPVKYSDLDVQEKSESSSSIKKRVLKAQKIQQERYKDESIFFNSQLSSAQIEKYCALEQAERNLLKTAFEKLNLSARAYHRILKVARTIADLDGEENIKLHHLSEAIQYRSLDRKYWA, encoded by the coding sequence ATGATTAGTAAGATAAAAAGCTGTGCTCTTTACGGCATTAATGGGTATCTTGTTGACGTTGAAGTGGATTTAAGTGAAGGTCTCCCCGGTTTTGATTTAGTAGGTCTTCCAGATTCCTCGATCCGAGAAGCAAAAGAACGGGTTCGAGCTGCAATTAAAAATTCAGAATTTCTATTTCCCATAAAAAGAATTACTGTGAACTTAGCACCTGCTGATATTAGAAAGGAAGGCTCAGCTTTTGATTTACCTATTGCTGTAGGCATCCTGAGCTGCAACGAACCTATTCCAAAAGAGGTTCTAAATAAAACGATGTTAGTCGGCGAATTATCTCTGGATGGAAGCGTCAAGCCTGTTAATGGTATTTTACCTATGGTATATTCAGCTTCTAAAAATGGAATTACCCAGTGCATTGTGCCTTATGAAAATGCCGAAGAAGGTGCCATAATAGAAAATATGGAGATAATAGGTGTACATACTTTAAAAGAAGCTATAATGCACTTAAGAAATGAAATCCCTCTTTCTAAAACTACAATAGATATTAATGCAGTAATGGCAAATTGTGTGAATACAAATTTGGATTTTTCAGATGTTAAAGGACAGTCTCATGTTAAAAGAGCTTTAGAGATTTCTGCTGCAGGCTCTCATAATGTACTGATGATAGGCCCTCCAGGCTCTGGTAAAACCATGATGGCCAGAAGGTTGCCTACCATTCTTCCCGACTTATCTTTTGAAGAAAGTATCGAAATTACCAAAATATACAGTGTTACAGGACTTCTGCCCAATAAAAAAGCGTTGATAAACTCAAGGCCTTTCCGTGCTCCCCATCATACGGTATCAAACACTGCTCTAATTGGAGGAGGAAGAATTCCTAGACCTGGAGAGGTTAGTCTATCCCATTATGGAGTACTTTTCTTAGACGAACTGACAGAATTCAATAGAAATGTGCTGGAAGTTCTTAGACAGCCTTTAGAAGATCGAGAAGTTACCATATCAAGGGTTAACGCCACCCTAACATACCCTGCCAGTTTTATGCTGATTTGCTCAATGAACCCTTGCCCTTGCGGCTATTTAGGAGACGAGGAAAAATGCCACTGTCAGCCGGAGCAAGTAAAAAAATATCTCTCAAAAGTCTCTGGTCCCTTGCTTGATCGAATAGATCTTCAAGTCGAAGCATCTCCTGTTAAGTATTCTGATTTAGACGTTCAGGAAAAAAGTGAATCTTCTTCTAGTATCAAAAAAAGAGTACTAAAAGCGCAAAAAATTCAGCAGGAACGATATAAAGATGAATCTATTTTCTTTAACTCCCAATTATCTTCTGCTCAGATTGAAAAATATTGTGCTCTGGAACAAGCCGAAAGGAACTTACTTAAAACTGCTTTTGAAAAACTAAATCTAAGCGCCAGGGCATACCATAGAATCTTGAAAGTAGCAAGAACCATTGCAGATTTGGATGGAGAAGAAAATATTAAACTGCATCATTTAAGCGAAGCGATACAATACAGAAGTTTGGACAGGAAATATTGGGCATGA
- the dprA gene encoding DNA-processing protein DprA: MNEEMNRTLYWTWITTIKGLKRSRIKQLLEYYKTPEEIWREDLEALKSLFKLTNEELTLLRNSKNPKLLKKWIYDLEQMGIFYYSINHPFYPSLLKNISDPPLGLYVKGDMPSFDQGFLAMVGTRKCSEYGRRAAKKLAQDLSQKGFGIISGLAEGIDTVAHKSTLEAGGLTVAVVANGLDICYPKSNAKLMEEIQEKGVLISEYPPGTKPIPVFFPTRNRIISGLSQGVIVIEAGEKSGALITADLALEQGKDVFAVPGSIFSSASKGTHRLIQQGAKLVTDVEDILFEINSNFINNKANGNLQYEAKIVNRLAIEENIVYDCISFEPSHIDVLSVKTHYPINQLQGILTLLELKGLIQQLPGKRFVRNQ; the protein is encoded by the coding sequence GTGAATGAAGAAATGAACAGAACCCTTTATTGGACTTGGATCACTACCATTAAAGGGCTAAAAAGAAGTAGAATTAAACAATTGCTAGAATATTATAAAACACCGGAAGAGATTTGGAGAGAAGATCTAGAGGCATTAAAAAGCCTCTTTAAATTAACAAATGAAGAACTTACTTTATTGAGGAACTCCAAAAATCCAAAGTTATTAAAAAAGTGGATATATGATTTAGAACAAATGGGTATATTTTATTACTCAATTAATCATCCCTTTTATCCGAGCCTCTTAAAGAATATTTCTGATCCGCCGCTTGGACTTTATGTTAAGGGAGATATGCCGTCGTTTGATCAAGGTTTTTTGGCGATGGTTGGAACTAGAAAATGCTCTGAATATGGGAGAAGAGCAGCAAAAAAATTAGCACAAGATCTTTCTCAAAAAGGTTTTGGAATTATTAGCGGATTAGCTGAGGGGATTGATACAGTAGCCCATAAAAGTACTCTTGAAGCTGGAGGACTTACGGTTGCAGTGGTTGCAAATGGACTTGATATATGTTATCCAAAATCTAATGCTAAATTAATGGAAGAAATTCAGGAAAAAGGCGTGTTAATATCGGAATATCCTCCAGGTACAAAACCTATTCCAGTTTTTTTCCCGACAAGAAATAGAATAATTAGTGGTCTAAGTCAAGGGGTTATTGTAATAGAAGCAGGAGAAAAGAGCGGTGCATTAATAACTGCAGACTTAGCTTTAGAGCAAGGAAAAGATGTTTTTGCTGTACCCGGAAGTATTTTTAGCAGCGCGAGTAAAGGTACTCACAGACTTATTCAACAAGGAGCAAAACTTGTGACGGATGTTGAAGATATTTTGTTTGAGATTAATAGTAATTTTATCAATAATAAAGCTAATGGAAATTTGCAATATGAAGCTAAAATAGTGAATAGACTTGCAATAGAAGAAAATATAGTATATGATTGTATAAGTTTTGAGCCTTCCCATATTGATGTATTATCTGTTAAAACTCATTATCCTATAAATCAACTTCAGGGAATACTTACTCTTTTGGAATTGAAAGGATTAATACAGCAACTGCCGGGTAAGAGATTTGTTCGAAATCAGTAA
- the topA gene encoding type I DNA topoisomerase, whose translation MAKYLVIVESPAKAKTIKKFLGKSYKVEASMGHVRDLPKSQLGVDIEDHFEPKYITIRGKGELLNKLRKEAKNSDKVYLATDPDREGEAISWHLFHALKLEDGKTSRITFNEITKNAVKNSIKEARKIDMNLVDAQQARRVLDRIVGYSISPLLWKKIRKGLSAGRVQSVALRLICDREEEIENFIPTEYWTIEAEFISPLNKKFEAKFYGLRNKKVEMSSKEEVDAIIKEVKNQQYIVEEVKRGVRIKKPVAPFTTSTLQQEASKYLGFSTQKTMRIAQQLYEGIDLIGEGTVGLITYIRTDSVRISNEAQQQAKEYIENTFGKDYINLNPIEYKGKGKTQDAHEAIRPTDINKHPKDIKESLSKDQFKLYELIWQRFTASQMAPAQYDTFSVKVSAGEYIFTTSGSSLRFDGFLAVYNKEQENEEAADFEIKEKDILKLNTLDGKQHFTQPPARYSEASLVKTLEENGVGRPSTYAPTITTLLARGYVVKENRVLYSTELGEIVNDIMKNYFKSIVDVEFTAQMEEQLDEVESGEIQWKEIIENFYPDFKKTLQIAEEEIGNIDLDEVTDVICENCGRNMVVKYGRYGKFLACPGFPECKNTKPLYEEAGVSCPECNGKVIIKKTKKGRKYYGCENNPECSFMSWNKPSGEKCPKCNSYLVEKGKKKLSIVCSNSECGYIHKSE comes from the coding sequence ATGGCAAAATATTTAGTTATTGTAGAATCACCAGCTAAAGCAAAAACTATAAAGAAATTTTTGGGGAAATCCTATAAAGTAGAGGCTTCTATGGGGCATGTAAGAGACTTGCCGAAAAGTCAATTGGGTGTAGATATAGAAGATCATTTTGAACCTAAATATATTACGATTAGAGGCAAAGGTGAATTACTAAACAAATTAAGAAAAGAAGCTAAAAACTCGGATAAAGTATACCTGGCAACTGACCCGGATAGAGAAGGAGAAGCTATTTCTTGGCACTTATTTCATGCCTTAAAATTAGAAGATGGAAAAACAAGCAGAATAACATTTAATGAAATAACAAAAAATGCTGTAAAAAATTCTATTAAAGAAGCAAGAAAGATTGATATGAATCTTGTAGATGCTCAACAAGCCAGAAGAGTATTAGATAGAATTGTGGGGTATAGTATCAGTCCTCTTCTATGGAAAAAAATACGAAAAGGTCTTAGCGCCGGCAGAGTTCAATCTGTTGCTCTGCGATTAATTTGTGACAGAGAAGAAGAAATAGAGAATTTTATTCCTACGGAGTATTGGACTATTGAAGCAGAATTTATTAGTCCTTTAAATAAAAAATTTGAAGCTAAATTTTACGGATTAAGAAATAAAAAAGTTGAAATGAGTTCTAAAGAAGAAGTAGATGCAATTATTAAGGAAGTAAAAAATCAGCAATATATAGTAGAAGAAGTTAAAAGAGGTGTGCGCATTAAAAAACCAGTTGCTCCCTTTACTACGAGTACGCTTCAGCAAGAAGCTTCTAAATACTTAGGCTTTTCTACACAAAAAACGATGAGGATTGCTCAGCAATTATATGAAGGAATCGATTTGATTGGAGAAGGAACGGTCGGTCTTATTACTTATATCCGTACAGATTCCGTAAGAATTTCTAATGAGGCGCAACAGCAGGCGAAAGAGTACATTGAAAATACCTTTGGGAAAGACTATATAAACTTAAATCCCATAGAATATAAAGGAAAAGGAAAAACCCAAGATGCCCATGAAGCAATAAGACCTACAGACATCAATAAACATCCAAAAGATATCAAAGAATCATTGTCAAAAGATCAATTTAAACTATATGAATTGATCTGGCAGAGATTCACAGCTAGCCAAATGGCACCAGCGCAATATGATACATTTTCTGTTAAAGTCAGTGCAGGAGAGTATATTTTTACAACTTCCGGTTCTTCCCTTAGATTTGATGGTTTCCTGGCAGTATACAATAAAGAACAAGAAAATGAGGAAGCCGCTGATTTTGAAATAAAAGAAAAAGATATATTGAAGTTAAATACTTTAGACGGGAAACAACATTTTACACAGCCCCCTGCAAGATATTCAGAAGCTTCTTTAGTAAAAACTTTAGAAGAGAATGGGGTAGGAAGACCAAGTACTTATGCCCCTACAATTACTACTCTTTTAGCTAGGGGATATGTAGTAAAAGAAAATAGAGTTCTATATTCAACTGAATTGGGCGAGATTGTAAATGACATCATGAAGAATTATTTTAAAAGTATTGTGGATGTAGAATTTACAGCTCAAATGGAAGAGCAACTAGACGAAGTTGAGAGTGGAGAAATTCAATGGAAGGAAATCATTGAAAATTTCTATCCGGATTTCAAAAAAACATTGCAAATAGCAGAAGAAGAAATAGGTAATATTGACCTTGATGAGGTTACAGACGTTATTTGCGAAAACTGTGGAAGAAACATGGTTGTGAAATATGGCAGGTATGGTAAGTTCCTTGCATGTCCTGGATTTCCGGAATGTAAAAATACTAAGCCATTATATGAAGAAGCAGGAGTAAGCTGTCCAGAATGCAATGGAAAAGTGATCATCAAGAAAACTAAAAAAGGCCGTAAATACTATGGATGTGAAAATAATCCTGAATGTTCATTTATGTCATGGAATAAGCCATCCGGTGAAAAATGTCCTAAATGTAACAGTTACTTAGTTGAAAAAGGAAAGAAAAAACTGAGTATTGTTTGCAGCAATTCTGAGTGTGGATATATTCATAAAAGCGAATAA
- the codY gene encoding GTP-sensing pleiotropic transcriptional regulator CodY codes for MSVELLEKTRKLNRLLQRSGSDPVIFNDICKILSEVLSSNTMIVSKKGKFLGVYYTDPSNALFNPEEEKLGRFIDAHFNEQLLNIVETKDNIPLSEFHIKDIEKDIDKYKSTIIPISAGGERLGTLLLYKEEGEYITEDLILGEYGATVVGLEILRSQSEESAEEVRKATIVKSAIGTLSYSELEAILHIFEELNGAEGLLVASKIADRVGITRSVIVNALRKFESAGVIESRSLGMKGTYIKVLNDVLLEELDKLRK; via the coding sequence ATGTCAGTAGAGTTATTAGAAAAAACAAGAAAATTGAATCGATTATTGCAGCGATCTGGTTCGGATCCGGTTATATTTAACGATATATGCAAAATCCTGAGTGAGGTTTTATCTTCTAATACAATGATTGTTAGTAAAAAAGGTAAATTTTTAGGTGTATACTATACTGATCCTTCCAATGCTTTGTTTAATCCTGAGGAAGAAAAATTAGGAAGATTTATTGATGCACACTTCAATGAACAATTATTAAATATCGTAGAAACTAAAGACAATATACCATTATCAGAGTTTCACATTAAAGATATTGAAAAAGATATAGATAAATATAAAAGCACTATTATCCCTATTAGTGCTGGTGGAGAAAGACTAGGAACTCTTTTATTATATAAAGAAGAAGGAGAATATATTACCGAAGACTTAATCCTAGGGGAATATGGTGCCACTGTAGTTGGGTTAGAAATACTTCGTTCTCAGAGTGAAGAATCTGCTGAAGAAGTTAGAAAAGCTACAATTGTAAAATCTGCCATAGGTACTTTATCATATTCAGAATTAGAAGCAATCCTTCATATATTTGAAGAGTTAAATGGAGCAGAAGGACTTCTTGTTGCAAGTAAAATTGCAGATAGAGTAGGTATTACAAGATCTGTTATAGTTAATGCACTCCGAAAGTTTGAAAGTGCTGGGGTTATTGAATCCCGTTCTTTAGGTATGAAAGGAACATATATTAAAGTTTTAAATGATGTTCTTTTAGAAGAATTGGACAAACTTAGAAAATAA
- the flgB gene encoding flagellar basal body rod protein FlgB, producing the protein MLFNRLYSNANVLEKALDASWLRNEAISNNIANADTPGYKRKDVEFEKYLQDAVAFNKPVHKINMKDIQPKIVTENSSLQTRIDENNVDIDIEMTELAKNSIKYNTLISIVSKKFKGINNVLNLR; encoded by the coding sequence ATGTTGTTTAATCGTTTATATAGTAATGCTAATGTTTTGGAAAAAGCATTGGATGCTTCATGGCTTAGAAATGAAGCGATTTCTAATAATATCGCAAATGCAGATACACCTGGATATAAAAGAAAAGATGTAGAATTTGAAAAATATTTGCAAGATGCTGTCGCATTTAATAAACCCGTGCATAAAATAAATATGAAAGATATTCAACCTAAAATTGTTACTGAAAACAGTTCTTTGCAAACAAGAATAGATGAAAATAATGTAGACATTGATATAGAAATGACTGAACTGGCAAAAAACAGTATTAAGTACAATACTTTAATTTCAATCGTGTCGAAGAAGTTTAAAGGAATTAACAATGTTCTAAATCTTAGATAG
- the flgC gene encoding flagellar basal body rod protein FlgC has protein sequence MSFFNSMNINASGLTAQRLRMDIISQNIANINTTRTENGQPYRRKTVLFEERNTSPSFGSILKNSMEQLNGSGVRVSRIAEDNSDFKLVYEPEHPDADENGYVRMPNVNIIEEMVNMISANRSYEANVTAMNTNKNMALKALEIGR, from the coding sequence ATGTCTTTTTTTAATTCCATGAATATAAATGCAAGTGGACTTACTGCCCAAAGACTTCGTATGGATATTATTTCTCAGAATATCGCTAATATCAATACGACAAGGACAGAAAATGGACAGCCATATAGAAGAAAAACCGTATTATTTGAAGAAAGAAATACTAGTCCGTCTTTTGGCTCCATTCTTAAAAATAGCATGGAGCAGCTTAATGGCTCCGGTGTAAGAGTGTCAAGAATTGCAGAAGACAATTCTGATTTTAAATTGGTTTATGAACCAGAGCATCCTGATGCAGATGAGAATGGATACGTTAGAATGCCAAATGTAAATATTATTGAAGAAATGGTAAATATGATATCGGCAAATAGATCTTATGAAGCAAACGTAACGGCTATGAATACTAATAAAAATATGGCATTAAAAGCATTAGAAATTGGACGTTAA
- the fliE gene encoding flagellar hook-basal body complex protein FliE produces the protein MKIESKGWFDSINNIESSSQNQAVKKGKVFEDFYKAAMGMIEQTNTLQKEADQIGLDFAMGKTDNIHNVMIAQEKAGIALQFTVQVHNKVLESYREIMRIQL, from the coding sequence ATGAAAATAGAATCAAAAGGTTGGTTTGATTCCATAAATAATATTGAAAGTTCTAGTCAAAACCAAGCAGTAAAAAAGGGAAAAGTTTTTGAAGATTTTTATAAAGCTGCCATGGGAATGATTGAGCAAACCAATACATTACAGAAAGAAGCAGATCAAATTGGATTAGATTTTGCTATGGGAAAAACCGACAATATTCATAATGTGATGATTGCTCAAGAAAAGGCTGGTATAGCCCTCCAGTTTACTGTGCAAGTTCATAACAAAGTATTGGAATCTTATAGAGAGATTATGAGAATACAGCTATAA